CGCGCGAGCACGCCCCTTGGGCCCTTCTCGACTACGGCATCCGCTGCGTCATCGCGCCGAGCTTCGCCGACATCTTCTTCAACAACTGCTTCAAGAACGGCATCCTGCCGGTCGTCCTGCCCCAGGAGCAGATCGACATCCTGATGCAGGAGACCGAGAACGCGGCGAACCCGGTGTTCACCGTCGATCTCGAACGCCAGGAGATCACCCGCCCGACCGGAAACGAGGTCTTCACCTTCGAGGTCGACGGCTTCCGCAAGCATTGCCTGCTGAACGGCCTGGACGATATCGGCCTGACGCTCGAGAAGGCGACCAGCATCGACCGCTACGAGGCGGCGCGGGCGACGCAGGCCCCCTGGCTGGAGCGGGGCACCCAGGTCGCCTGATCACGCAGTCAGTCGGCGAGGCCAACAGAAAAGGGCGGTGTCGATAACACCGCCCTTTCTCGTCTCTTCATCGAGCCGCCGTCGTTATCAGCGCCGAATCAGGACGCCCAGCGCGAAGCCGACGGCAAGCGCCAGTCCGACGCTCGTCAGCGGATACTCCTCGATCTCGTCCTGGACCGTTCCGACACCGCTGCGCACGGACGTGCCGACGCGATCGGTGGCATGATGCACAGCCCTGCCGGCGCGGCGCGCCTGACGGCGACCGCTCGCGGCGACTTCGCCTGCCCCATCCTCGAAGCGGCTGGCCAGGGACGACAGGCTGCCGCGTATGTCGTCCAGGGTGCTGGACAGCCGATCGACTTCCTGCTCCAGGTTACGGGCTGCCATCGATCTCGTTCCTCCATCTCATAGACTGCAGCGTGCGGACGGGGCTCGCCCGCCTATTTCTTGACCGTGTCGCGGACGGTGTCCTTGGCCTGACCGTAGGTGTTCTGGGCCTTGCCACCAACCTGTTCGGCCTTGCCCTCGGCTTCAAGGCGCTCATTGCCGGTCAGCTTGCCGGCGGCTTCCTTGATCTTGCCCTTGATGTTCGTGGCCGTGCCGCTCGTGCGATCCTTGTCCATCGATCCACTCCTTGGTGCTGCGGCCGTTCGCCGGCCCCTTTGTGGGCCTGCCGCGGTCCGGTCCAGCCCGTTGCGCCTGTTACCAACCGCCTCGGCCGCATCTCCACGCGGCCGGTGAGGTCTACAGAGCGCACAACGTGAAAAGGGTGGGATGGTTCCGCCTTCGCCGCTGCGGCATTCTGGATTCGACGGCGACCGGCCGGCGCCGTGCAAGGGAGGAAACGAGGTGCCGATTCGACTGGAGCGTCTGCGGGGCGAGCGGATTGCGGAGCATCAGCCGGCCCTGGCGGATCTCCGGATCGCCGTATTCCGCGCCTTTCCGTATCTGTACGACGGCTCGCCGGACTACGAGGCGCGCTATCTCGAGGCCTACGCCCGCCATCCCGGCAGCGTCGTGATCGGCGCCTTCGACGGCGACCGGCTGGTCGGCGCCGCCACCGCCCTGCCCTTGGTCCACGAGGCGGCCTCGATCGTCGATCCCGTGCGGCACGCCGGGCTCGATCCTGCCCGGACGATCTATTTCGGCGAGTCGGTCCTGCTCCCGGACTACAGGGGTCAGGGCACGGGCGTCGCGTTCTTCGCCGAGCGCGAGGCGCATGCGCGAACGCTGGGCGGCGTCGAGCACGCCGTGTTCTGTGCCGTGATCCGCCCGACCGACCATCCGCGTCGGCCGGAGGGCTACGTGCCGCTCGATGCCTTCTGGCGCAAGCGGGGCTTCGCACCGATGCCGGGCGTGATCGGCCGCCTCACGTGGCAGGACCTCGACGAAGCCGGGGAGACGCCGAAGCCGATGCAGTTCTGGAGCAAACGGCTGGCATCGTGACCCCTCCGGTACGTCTGCTTGCCGAATCCCCTTCGGGCCTCTGGCGCAGGGGCACGTAAAGCGACAATTTGAGCCAAAGGCGAGACGCCCAGCACGGGCCGTCGATGGCGGCGTCAGGCGCAGAACGCGACCGGGACGCCGCGTCGTGCGAAGAGGCGATCATGCGACGGAATCTGCACGGACTGCTCGGCCTGGCTGCGCTGGCCGCGCTCGGCGTAGGCGCCACGACCGGCGCGACGGCGCAGGACGCGGCGGCTGGCCGCGAGACGGTGCGAACCGCTCGGGGCGACGTGTTCGTCTATCGCGGCGAGGTCGAACGGCGGCCGCAGCGAGGGGCTTCGCCGGGCGGCTACGGCGAGCGGCGGGGCGAGCGCGACGCCTGGTACTACAATCCTGGCATCTCCGGCGCGCCGGGCTTCTACGGCTATGGCGGCGGCTACTACGACGGCGGCGCCTATGGCGGACGCGACCGCTTCCGTGGCGACCGGCGGGGTTACGGTCATGGCTACGGCCGGCCCGACCGGAGCTTTGCGCCCAGCATCGTGCCGCGCTTCATGGAGCCGCCGCGACGCGGCCCCTGGGTCGGCGTGCCCGCCCGCGCCCGCGTGCCCTTCGACCGCCGGTCCTTCTCACGCTGGCGGTGACGCGCATGGCCGCTTGAGGTTTGCCTTTCCGCCGCAGGCTCGCTAACACCTCGCCTGCACCATGCGCCCCTCGCGCGCATGCGAACGACGAAGGAAAGGCGCCCCTATGGCGGAGATCGGCAAAGTCCTGTTGCTGGCGGGTGACGGCATCGGTCCGGAGGTCATGACCGAGGTCCGCCGCGTGATGTCCTGGTTCGAGAAGCGCCGGAACCTCGGCTTCGCGCTCGAGGAGGACCTGGTCGGCGGCGCCGCCTACGACCGCCACGAGGTTCCGGTCACCGACGCCACCATGGACAAGGCCGGGCAGGCCGATGCCGTCCTGTTCGGCGCGGTCGGCGGGCCGAAATACGACGACCTGCCCTTCCAGCTCAAGCCCGAGCGCGGCCTGCTGCGCCTGCGCAAGGATCTCGGCCTGTTCGCCAATCTCCGTCCGGCGATCGTGTTCGGCCCGCTCGCGGACGCGTCGTCGCTCAAGCGCGAGCTGGTCGAGGATCTCGACATCATGATCCTGCGCGAGCTAACCGGCGGCATCTATTTCGGCCAGCCCCGGGGCATCGAGACGCTGCCCGACGGCCAGCGCCGCGGCATCAACACCCAGGTCTACACCACCGAGGAGATCACCCGTATCGCGCGGGTCGGCTTCGAGCTCGCGCGCAAGCGCCGCGGGCGGGTCACCTCGGTCGAGAAGGCGAACGTGATGGAGGCGGGCATCCTCTGGCGCGAGGAGGTCACCAAGCTGCACGGCGCCGAGTACGGCGACGTGAGCCTCGATCACATGTATGCCGACAATTGCTGCATGCAGCTGATCCGCCAGCCCAAGCAGTTCGACGTCATCGTGACCGACAACCTGTTCGGCGACATCCTCTCGGACGCCGCCGCGCAGCTGACCGGCTCGCTCGGCATGCTGCCCTCGGCCTCGCTCGGCGCGGCCGACGCCAACGGCCGCCGCAAGGCCATGTACGAGCCGGTGCACGGCTCGGCGCCGGACATCGCCGGCCAGGGCATCGCGAACCCGTTGGCGATGATCCAGTCCTTCGGCATGATGCTGCGCTACTCGTTCGACCGCGACGCCGACGCCGACCTGCTCGACCGCGCGATCGGCGACACCCTTGCGGGTGGCCTGCGCACCGCCGACATCATGCAGTCCGGCATGGAGCGCGTGTCGACCCAGGCGATGGGCGAGGCGATCGTGAACGCGCTGGAACGGGCGCACAATCAGTGATGTGAGCGCCGCGGGCAGCGGCGCATGAGGAGACCCGCCATGGGCTACAAGGTCGCCGTGGTCGGTGCCACGGGCAATGTCGGCCGCGAGATCCTGAACACGCTGGCCGAGCGGGACTTCCCCGCCGACGAGGTCACGGCGCTCGCCTCGTCCGGCTCGGCCGGGCGCGAGGTGTCGTTCGGCGAGGACGAGATCCTGAAGGTCCAGGCGCTGGACGACTTCGATTTCGACGGGGTCGATTTCGGCCTGTTCTCGCCCGGCGCTTCGGTGTCGGCGCAATACGCGCCCCGCGCGGCCGGGGCGGGCTGCGTCGTGATCGACAACACCTCGCAGTTCCGCATGGACGAGGACGTCCCCCTGGTCGTGCCCGAGGTCAATCCCGAGGCGCTGCAGGAGTTCCGCAACCGGAACATCATCGCGAACCCGAACTGCTCGACCATCCAAATGGTCGTGGCGCTCAAGCCCCTGCACGACCTCGCCCGGATCAAGCGCGTGGTCGTCTCGACCTACCAGTCGGTCTCGGGCGGCGGCCGCGAGGCCATGGACGAACTGTTCGAGCACACCAAGGCGATCTTCCTGAACGACCGCAAGGAACCCGGGCTGTTCAGCAAGCCGATCCCGTTCAACGTCATCCCGCAGATCGACAAGCTGATGGATGACGGCTCCTTCAAGGAGGAGTGGAAGATGGTCCACGAGACCAAGAAGATCCTGGACGCGACCATCGAGGTCAGCGCGACCTGCGTGCGCGTGCCGGTCTTCGTCGGCCATGCCGAATCGATCAATGTCGAGTTCGAGCAGCCGTTCGACCTGGACGAGGTCCGCGCGGTGCTGCACGAATCGCCCGGCGTCGTCGTGCTCGACCAGCCCGAGGAGATGGGCTTCGCCACGCCCCTGGAAGTGGCCGGCGAGGATGGGGTGTTCGTCTCGCGTCTGCGGGTCGATCCCTCCGTGCCCTACGGCCTGAACATGTGGGTCGTCTCCGACAACCTGCGCAAGGGCGCCGCGCTGAACGCGATCCAGATCGCCGAGCGCATGATCGAGGACGGCCTGATCTGACCGGAGCCCGATGAGCCAGGACCTGCTTGCGGCCGCCAGCGACAACCTGCCGACCTTCACGGTGAGCGAGCTCTCGGCCGCGCTCAAGCGCGCGGTCGAGGACGGATTCGCCTATGTCCGGGTGCGGGGGGAACTGACCGGCTTCAAGAAGCACAGCTCCGGCCACATGTATTTCGGCCTGAAGGACGAGGGCGCCGTCCTGGACGGCGTGTGCTGGCGCGGCAGCCAGCGCAACATCCGCTTCCGGCCGGAGGACGGGCTCGAGGTCGTCTGCACCGGCCGGCTCACAACCTATCCCGGCCGCTCCAAGTACCAGATCGTGGTCGAGACCATGGCTCCCGCCGGCGCGGGCGCGCTCATGGCTCTGCTGGAGGAGCGCAAGCGGGCGCTGGCGGCGGAAGGCCTGTTCGCGCCCGAGCGCAAACGGGCTCTGCCGTTCCTGCCGGAGACGATCGGCGTCGTCACCTCGCCGACCGGCGCGGTGATCCGCGACATCCTGCACAGGCTGGACGACCGCTTTCCGCGCCATGTCCTGCTCTGGCCGGTCCGCGTCCAGGGCGAGACGGCCGCCCAGGAGGTGGCTCAGGCCATACGCGGCTTCAACGCGCTCCCCGCCGGCGGGCCGGTCCCGCGGCCGGACGTCCTGATCGTCGCCCGGGGCGGCGGCAGCATCGAGGATCTCTGGGGCTTCAACGAGGAGGTCGTGGTCCGTGCCGCGGCCGAAAGCGTCATCCCGCTGATCTCCGCGGTCGGCCACGAGACCGACACCACGCTGATCGACTTCGCCGCCGACCGCCGCGCGCCGACGCCGACCGCGGCGGCCGAGATGGCCGTGCCGGTGCGCTCGGAGATCGCCCTTCAGCTCCGGCAGAGCGAGGGGCGGCTGGCCGCCTGCTTCGAGCGCTGGCTGCATCAGCATCGCCAGCACGTCACCGGTCTCGGCCGGGCGCTGCCCCGTCCCGACAGCCTGATCGGCCAAGCGGCGCAGCGGCTGGACGACCGCGCCGAACGCCTGACGCTGGCCATGCGCGGCCTCACGCGCGAGCGTGGCGCCCAGGTCGCGCAGATGGGTGCCCGGCTGCGCTCGCCGGCTGACCTGATCGGCGACGCCGGGCGCCGGCTCGGCACCGCCTCAGGCCAGCTCGCCTTCGTCCTGCGCGGCCTGATGCGCGAGCGCGTCGCGCAGTTTCAGCGGTTCAGCGACCGGCTCCTGCCTCTGCCGCTCACCGAACGGCTGGGTCAGCAACGCCTGGCCCTGGCGGTCCTGGACGACCGGCTCGAGCACGGCGCCGGGCGACGGGCCGAGGCCGCGGCCGAGCGCCTCGCCGGCCTGTCGAAGCTCCTGGAGAGCTACAGCTATCACGGCGTGCTCGAACGGGGCTTCGCCTTGGTGCGGGACGGCGACCAGCGGCCGGTGCGTACGGCGGAGGCTGCCGCTATGGCCGACCGGCTGGAGCTGGAGTTCCGCGACGGACGTCTGGCGGTGCAGGCGGCATCGGCTGCCGGGAGCGCGCCGGCCAAGCCGAGAAAGCGCGCCACCCCGCCGAAGGAGCAGCGCCGACTCCTCTGAGCGGGCCGGCCGCGCAAGATCGATCAAGTCCACGGCTCGACCGCCCGGCAGTATGGCCGGCGCTTCGTGAGGTTCGCATGGATCCGGTCGGACGCGCCGTGTGGTACATCGAGAGTCACTTCGCCCAGACGATCACGCTGGACGCGGTCGCCCGGGCCGGCGGCCTGTCGCGCTTCCACATGAGCCGGGCCTTCGGTGCCGTCACCGGCCGTTCGGTCATGCGCTATGTGCGCGGTCGCCGGCTGACCGAGGCGGCCAAGGCCCTGGCCGACGGTGCCAGCGACATCCTGGGCGTCGCCCTCGACGCCGGATACGGATCGCACGAAGCGTTCACGCGCGCGTTCCGCGAGCAGTTCGGCATGACGCCGGAAGGCCTGCGAGCGGAACGCTGCCTTGGCCGCATCTCCCTGGTGGAGCCGTTCCCGATGGAAACCGTCCGCGTCGTCGAGCTCGAGCAGCCGCGCTACGAGACCAGCCGCAGCTTCCTGGTTGCCGGCCTGTCCGAACGCTTTACCCCCGACACCCGGCAGCGCATTCCCGCGCTGTGGCAGCGCTTTGCCCCGCATATCGGCCATCTGCCCGGACAGGTCGGCGCCGTTGCCTACGGCGTCTGCACCAACGCCACCGACGACGGCGCCTTCGACTACGTGGCGGCCGTCGAGGTGACGAGCGCCGACGGCCTGCCGCCGGGCTTTTCCAGCCTGCGCGTTCCCGAGCATCGCTACGTGGTGTTCACGCATCGTGACCATGTGTCCGCCATCGGCGACACGATGCATACGATCTGGAGCACGTGGCTGCCCCGTTCCGGCCACGAGGTCGCCGATGCGCCCGAGCTCGAGCGCTACGATGAGCGCTTCGACCCGCAAAGCGGCCAGGGCGGCTTCGAGATCTGGATCCCGATCAAGGGCTGATCGGTGCGCCACCTCCCGGAAACCCGCCGGGAGGTGGCACAGAACGCTCAGACCCAGCCGGTCTGGTCGCTGAAGAACGTGCCGTCCGAGAAGGCGTAGCCGCGCGAACGGACGTCCACGCGGATGGTTCCCGTGGCCGTGCGGCGGCCGTTGCTGACCTCGTAGGAGAAGCTGTCGCGTCCGACATAGGATGAACTGGGCGTGTAGCGAATCCGCCGGCGGTTGCCGATGACCGCGGCCGTCCCGTTCGACGGCCCGCCCACCTTCGTCACGACGAGATCGGCGCCGCTGTCGTTGCCCAGCACCATGATCTCGATCGGCACGCCGTTATAGGTTTCGGCATAGTCGTCGGCCGCGACCGGCGCCGGTCCGGGATCCTGGACCGTCACCGTCACGGTGCCCGTCGCCGTATGAGCGCCGCCATTGCCGATGACGTAGGTGAAGCTGTCGACGCCGACGAAGCCCGCGTTCGGCGCGTAGGTCACGGTCTTGTCGGGGTTGAGCGTCGCCTTGCCCTTGGCGGGCGTGCCGAGCGCAAGGACGTCGAGGACGCCGCCACCGGGATCGCTGTCATTGGCGAGGACGGTGATCGTGACCGGCGTGTCCATGTCGGTCGACTTGCTGTCCGCCCGCGCGACCGGCACGCTCTGCGTGGCGGTGACCTCGATCCGTACGGTGGCGCTGCCCTGGCCGACGCTGTTCGCCGCCTGGTAGCGGAAGCTGTCCTGACCGGCAAAGCCGGCCTTGGGCGTGTAGGTGATCGACTGGTCGGCATTCAGGCGAAGCGAGCCGTTGGCGGGCGTGCTCAGGCCGATGATCGAGAGGGTTCCCGACGTGGCCGCGTCGTTGCCCAGGACATGGATCGTGACCGGCTCACCCTCGCGCGTGCTCGCCGTGTCGTCCCGCAGGACAGGGAGCCCCGACCCAGCACGCACCGTCACCGTCACCGTGGTCGTCGAGCGCAGTCCGGACGGGCTGGCGCAGGTGTAGGAGAAGCTGTCCTGGCCGACATAGCCGGCATCCGGCGTGTAGGTGATCGTCTGGTCGGCGTTCAGCGTGATCGAGCCCTGTGTCGGGGCGCTCAGGGCCGCGACGCTGAGCGGCAGCCCGCCCGGCTCGATGTCGTTGGCGAGAACGGGAATGACGACCGGCGTGCCGGCGGTGGTCGACGCGGTGTCGGCCCGGGCCGTGGGCGTCTTCGTCTTCGCCGTCACCCGCACGGTGACGACCCCCTGGCCCGATTTGCCGTCGGCGGTCATCGCCACGTAGGTGAAGCTGTCGTCGCCCGTGAAACCGGCGTCGGGCGTGTAGACGAGGCTCTGGTTCGCGCCGAAGCCGACCGATCCGTGAGCGGGACGGCCGACCTGCGCGATCGAGAGCTTCCCGGCCGGCTTGTCGTTGGCGAGAATGGCGATCGTGACGGGCGTGTCCGCCTCGGTCTCGGCACTGTCGTTGGTGACCATCGGGCCGCTTGAGCCGCTCACGGTAACGGTGACCGTGGTCGTGCTGACCGCCCCCGTGCCGTCGACGATGCCATAGCCGAAGACGTCGACGCCCGTGAACGTCTCGCTCGGCTGATAGGTCAGCGTGTTGTCGGCGTTCAGACTGACCCGGCCGTTGGCCGGCTGGGTGAGGCTGGCGATCGACAGTCTGCCGCTCGTGGCCTGGTCGTTCGACAGCACGGGGATGACGACCGGCGTCGCCAGGGATGTCGTCGCGGTATCGGACTTGGCAGTCGGCACGGCCTGGACTCCGGAAGGCATTCGGCGGGACAAGGGAACATCGGCGAAAGCTTTAAGAGAATAAATTCCTATATTATTCTCCGCTTGGTTGTCAAGCTCCGGCCGCGCCACGGAATCCATGGAGACGCGCATGCGTTCGATCGACCGACTGCTCGCGGTGATGGCCCGACTGCGCGATCCCGAGACGGGCTGCCCCTGGGATCGCGAGCAGACCTTCGCCAGCATCGCGCCCTATACGATCGAGGAGGCCTATGAGGTCGCCGACGCGATCGCGCGCGGCGACTCCGCCGACTTGCGCGAGGAGTTGGGCGATCTGTTGCTTCAGGTCGTCTACCACGCCCGCATGGCGGAGGAGGAGGATCTGTTCGCCTTCGAGGACGTCGCCGCGGTCATCGCCGACAAGATGATCCGCCGTCACCCGCACGTGTTCGGCGACGCCGCCGCGCGCGGCACGGATGAGCAGACGCGGGCATGGGACGAGCAGAAGGCCGCCGAGCGCGCCGCCAAGGCCAAGGAGGGGCCGCCCAGCCTGATGGACGACATTCCGGCCGCGATGCCGGCGCTGACCCGGGCTCTGAAGCTGCAGAAGCGCGCCGCGCGCGTCGTTCTCGACTGGCCGGAGGGTGCGCCCGGCGTGCTCGCAAAGCTCGCCGAGGAGATCGCCGAGTTCGAGGCGGCGGCGGCGCAAGCGGATCGCGCGCGGGAAGCCGACGAGATCGGCGACCTCCTCTTCACGGTCGCCAACCTGGCCCGTCACCGTGGCATCGACCCCGAGCAGGCCCTGCGCGACGCGAACCGCAAGTTCGAATCCCGCTTCCGGCACATGGAGCGCAGCAGCGACACCCCGTTGGCGAGCCTGGATGCCCAGGCGCTCGACGACCGCTGGCGCGCCGCCAAGGCCGCGGTCTGAGGCATCGTCCCTCGGCATGGGTGACATGGTGCCCCGGCCCTTTTTCTCGCGGCTCGACACGCCAGTTAAATGAAGGAGGTTTCGGCAAGAGGTCGGCGCTATGACGGCGCTCATGCGCAGCACGGTCACCAACATCGCCTGGTTCGGCACGGGCACGGCACTGACCGCGATCGGCCTCGCCCTGTGGGCGGGCCTCGGC
Above is a genomic segment from Geminicoccaceae bacterium SCSIO 64248 containing:
- the leuD gene encoding 3-isopropylmalate dehydratase small subunit, with translation MQPFVKHTGIAAPLRISNVDTDMLIPKQYLKTIKRTGLGANLFDELRFEPDGSEKPDFVLNRDRYRKAEILIAGPNFGCGSSREHAPWALLDYGIRCVIAPSFADIFFNNCFKNGILPVVLPQEQIDILMQETENAANPVFTVDLERQEITRPTGNEVFTFEVDGFRKHCLLNGLDDIGLTLEKATSIDRYEAARATQAPWLERGTQVA
- a CDS encoding CsbD family protein, with translation MDKDRTSGTATNIKGKIKEAAGKLTGNERLEAEGKAEQVGGKAQNTYGQAKDTVRDTVKK
- a CDS encoding GNAT family N-acetyltransferase, encoding MPIRLERLRGERIAEHQPALADLRIAVFRAFPYLYDGSPDYEARYLEAYARHPGSVVIGAFDGDRLVGAATALPLVHEAASIVDPVRHAGLDPARTIYFGESVLLPDYRGQGTGVAFFAEREAHARTLGGVEHAVFCAVIRPTDHPRRPEGYVPLDAFWRKRGFAPMPGVIGRLTWQDLDEAGETPKPMQFWSKRLAS
- the leuB gene encoding 3-isopropylmalate dehydrogenase, encoding MAEIGKVLLLAGDGIGPEVMTEVRRVMSWFEKRRNLGFALEEDLVGGAAYDRHEVPVTDATMDKAGQADAVLFGAVGGPKYDDLPFQLKPERGLLRLRKDLGLFANLRPAIVFGPLADASSLKRELVEDLDIMILRELTGGIYFGQPRGIETLPDGQRRGINTQVYTTEEITRIARVGFELARKRRGRVTSVEKANVMEAGILWREEVTKLHGAEYGDVSLDHMYADNCCMQLIRQPKQFDVIVTDNLFGDILSDAAAQLTGSLGMLPSASLGAADANGRRKAMYEPVHGSAPDIAGQGIANPLAMIQSFGMMLRYSFDRDADADLLDRAIGDTLAGGLRTADIMQSGMERVSTQAMGEAIVNALERAHNQ
- a CDS encoding aspartate-semialdehyde dehydrogenase, with amino-acid sequence MGYKVAVVGATGNVGREILNTLAERDFPADEVTALASSGSAGREVSFGEDEILKVQALDDFDFDGVDFGLFSPGASVSAQYAPRAAGAGCVVIDNTSQFRMDEDVPLVVPEVNPEALQEFRNRNIIANPNCSTIQMVVALKPLHDLARIKRVVVSTYQSVSGGGREAMDELFEHTKAIFLNDRKEPGLFSKPIPFNVIPQIDKLMDDGSFKEEWKMVHETKKILDATIEVSATCVRVPVFVGHAESINVEFEQPFDLDEVRAVLHESPGVVVLDQPEEMGFATPLEVAGEDGVFVSRLRVDPSVPYGLNMWVVSDNLRKGAALNAIQIAERMIEDGLI
- the xseA gene encoding exodeoxyribonuclease VII large subunit, with product MSQDLLAAASDNLPTFTVSELSAALKRAVEDGFAYVRVRGELTGFKKHSSGHMYFGLKDEGAVLDGVCWRGSQRNIRFRPEDGLEVVCTGRLTTYPGRSKYQIVVETMAPAGAGALMALLEERKRALAAEGLFAPERKRALPFLPETIGVVTSPTGAVIRDILHRLDDRFPRHVLLWPVRVQGETAAQEVAQAIRGFNALPAGGPVPRPDVLIVARGGGSIEDLWGFNEEVVVRAAAESVIPLISAVGHETDTTLIDFAADRRAPTPTAAAEMAVPVRSEIALQLRQSEGRLAACFERWLHQHRQHVTGLGRALPRPDSLIGQAAQRLDDRAERLTLAMRGLTRERGAQVAQMGARLRSPADLIGDAGRRLGTASGQLAFVLRGLMRERVAQFQRFSDRLLPLPLTERLGQQRLALAVLDDRLEHGAGRRAEAAAERLAGLSKLLESYSYHGVLERGFALVRDGDQRPVRTAEAAAMADRLELEFRDGRLAVQAASAAGSAPAKPRKRATPPKEQRRLL
- a CDS encoding AraC family transcriptional regulator; this encodes MDPVGRAVWYIESHFAQTITLDAVARAGGLSRFHMSRAFGAVTGRSVMRYVRGRRLTEAAKALADGASDILGVALDAGYGSHEAFTRAFREQFGMTPEGLRAERCLGRISLVEPFPMETVRVVELEQPRYETSRSFLVAGLSERFTPDTRQRIPALWQRFAPHIGHLPGQVGAVAYGVCTNATDDGAFDYVAAVEVTSADGLPPGFSSLRVPEHRYVVFTHRDHVSAIGDTMHTIWSTWLPRSGHEVADAPELERYDERFDPQSGQGGFEIWIPIKG
- a CDS encoding Ig-like domain-containing protein produces the protein MPTAKSDTATTSLATPVVIPVLSNDQATSGRLSIASLTQPANGRVSLNADNTLTYQPSETFTGVDVFGYGIVDGTGAVSTTTVTVTVSGSSGPMVTNDSAETEADTPVTIAILANDKPAGKLSIAQVGRPAHGSVGFGANQSLVYTPDAGFTGDDSFTYVAMTADGKSGQGVVTVRVTAKTKTPTARADTASTTAGTPVVIPVLANDIEPGGLPLSVAALSAPTQGSITLNADQTITYTPDAGYVGQDSFSYTCASPSGLRSTTTVTVTVRAGSGLPVLRDDTASTREGEPVTIHVLGNDAATSGTLSIIGLSTPANGSLRLNADQSITYTPKAGFAGQDSFRYQAANSVGQGSATVRIEVTATQSVPVARADSKSTDMDTPVTITVLANDSDPGGGVLDVLALGTPAKGKATLNPDKTVTYAPNAGFVGVDSFTYVIGNGGAHTATGTVTVTVQDPGPAPVAADDYAETYNGVPIEIMVLGNDSGADLVVTKVGGPSNGTAAVIGNRRRIRYTPSSSYVGRDSFSYEVSNGRRTATGTIRVDVRSRGYAFSDGTFFSDQTGWV
- the mazG gene encoding nucleoside triphosphate pyrophosphohydrolase translates to MRSIDRLLAVMARLRDPETGCPWDREQTFASIAPYTIEEAYEVADAIARGDSADLREELGDLLLQVVYHARMAEEEDLFAFEDVAAVIADKMIRRHPHVFGDAAARGTDEQTRAWDEQKAAERAAKAKEGPPSLMDDIPAAMPALTRALKLQKRAARVVLDWPEGAPGVLAKLAEEIAEFEAAAAQADRAREADEIGDLLFTVANLARHRGIDPEQALRDANRKFESRFRHMERSSDTPLASLDAQALDDRWRAAKAAV